A stretch of DNA from Vibrio gallaecicus:
GTTCGTTTATTGGAAACACCAATAAAATCATGGTGAATTTCATCACGCATGTGTTTTAAATCTAGCATGACCAAATCAGTGGCTTCCAGTACTTCATCAACAACATCTGTATGCTTACGAATATAGCCATTAGTATCAAGACAAGTGTGAATGCCTTCAGCTTGCGCGGCTTGGAAAAAATCACGAACGAATTCAGGTTGCAGCATTGCTTCTCCGCCTGAACAGGTAATGCCACCGCCAGAAGCTTTCATAAAATGACGGTATGATTTAGCCTCGTTGATGATTTCTTCGACCGTTATTTCTTTTCCACCGTGAGTATCCCATGTATCGCGATTATGGCAGTACATACAACGCATTAAGCACCCTTGAAGAAACACAATAAAGCGGATTCCAGGGCCATCGACAGTACCACAAGATTCGAAAGAGTGAATGCGACCAATTGTAGACATGAGCTATTCTCGTATAGGAATTTATGCGGTTATTTTATTACAAAACCGGTACATAAAA
This window harbors:
- the pflA gene encoding pyruvate formate lyase 1-activating protein is translated as MSTIGRIHSFESCGTVDGPGIRFIVFLQGCLMRCMYCHNRDTWDTHGGKEITVEEIINEAKSYRHFMKASGGGITCSGGEAMLQPEFVRDFFQAAQAEGIHTCLDTNGYIRKHTDVVDEVLEATDLVMLDLKHMRDEIHHDFIGVSNKRTLDFARYLHKIGKKTWIRYVVVPGYTDKPEDAHLLGEFIKDMDNIEKVELLPYHKLGAHKWEAMGNEYPLDGVNPPSKELMDEIVAVLKQYHPNVKY